Proteins encoded together in one Thermus neutrinimicus window:
- a CDS encoding NYN domain-containing protein produces MELGQHPDQRVGVFVDTQNLYHSARDFYERNVNFESLLRFAVGGRRLVRATAYVVEKEGDTSAWPFIYKLSTIGYRVRRMYLTVKELGEGGKPIYEGNWDMGIAADMVRLMPYLDVVVLGSGDGDFVEILEVLMERGIRVEVIAFRETTAQKLIDAVDRFVHLPDIPNAFMEPKNAER; encoded by the coding sequence ATGGAGCTTGGCCAGCATCCTGACCAGCGGGTGGGCGTTTTCGTGGACACCCAGAACCTTTACCACTCCGCTCGGGACTTCTACGAGCGCAACGTGAACTTTGAAAGCCTCCTGCGCTTTGCCGTGGGGGGTAGGCGCCTTGTGCGGGCCACCGCCTACGTGGTGGAAAAGGAGGGGGATACCTCTGCCTGGCCTTTCATCTACAAGCTTTCCACCATCGGCTACCGGGTGCGGCGCATGTACCTCACGGTGAAGGAACTGGGCGAGGGGGGCAAACCCATCTACGAGGGGAACTGGGACATGGGCATTGCCGCGGACATGGTGAGGCTTATGCCTTACCTGGATGTGGTGGTCCTGGGAAGCGGGGATGGGGACTTTGTGGAGATCCTCGAGGTCCTCATGGAACGGGGCATCCGGGTGGAGGTGATCGCCTTCCGGGAGACCACCGCCCAGAAGCTCATCGACGCCGTGGACCGTTTCGTGCACCTTCCCGATATCCCCAACGCCTTCATGGAGCCCAAGAATGCCGAGCGATGA